From the Natronogracilivirga saccharolytica genome, one window contains:
- a CDS encoding pyruvate dehydrogenase complex E1 component subunit beta, protein MAQQQFREVIRDAIREEMERDENVFIMGEEVAEYNGAYKATQGLLDQFGYKRVIDTPISELGFSGLGVGAAMNGLRPIVEFMTFNFAVVGMDQLINNAAKIRHMSGGQVKIPIVFRGPNGSAGQLAATHSVSYESLYAHFPGLITIHPSEPYDAKGLLKAAIRDDNPVIFLESEQMYGLKQEIPEEEYLLPIGKAEIKREGSDVTVVADGKMYHIAKQAAEQLSKDGVEAEIIDPRTIKPFDMETVIASVKKTNRCVVVDESHPFGGVASEVGFQIQRDAFDYLDAPVQRVTIPDVPAPFSKQLFDAWLPGPKQVIDAVNTVTYRN, encoded by the coding sequence ATGGCGCAACAACAATTCAGAGAAGTAATCCGCGATGCCATCCGTGAAGAGATGGAGCGCGATGAAAATGTCTTTATCATGGGTGAGGAGGTAGCCGAATATAACGGCGCCTATAAGGCCACGCAGGGGTTGCTCGACCAGTTCGGGTACAAGCGGGTCATAGATACCCCGATTTCAGAGCTTGGTTTTTCCGGACTCGGGGTCGGAGCGGCTATGAACGGTCTGCGGCCTATTGTCGAGTTCATGACGTTCAACTTTGCGGTCGTGGGGATGGATCAGCTCATAAACAACGCTGCCAAAATCCGGCACATGAGTGGCGGACAGGTAAAGATTCCCATCGTATTCCGCGGACCGAACGGATCGGCCGGTCAGCTCGCAGCCACCCACTCGGTGTCCTATGAAAGCCTTTACGCCCACTTTCCCGGACTCATAACCATACATCCGTCAGAGCCGTACGATGCCAAAGGACTGCTGAAAGCTGCCATCCGGGATGACAATCCCGTCATTTTCCTTGAGTCGGAGCAAATGTACGGACTCAAGCAGGAGATTCCTGAGGAGGAGTATCTGCTGCCCATAGGCAAGGCCGAAATTAAAAGAGAAGGATCGGATGTTACCGTTGTAGCTGACGGCAAAATGTATCATATTGCCAAACAGGCTGCGGAGCAGTTGTCCAAAGATGGTGTCGAGGCGGAAATTATTGATCCCCGGACCATCAAACCGTTTGATATGGAGACCGTGATTGCATCGGTCAAAAAGACCAACCGCTGTGTGGTGGTTGATGAATCACATCCCTTCGGTGGTGTGGCTTCCGAAGTCGGCTTTCAGATCCAGCGGGATGCCTTTGACTATCTGGATGCTCCCGTTCAGCGGGTCACGATCCCGGATGTGCCAGCTCCGTTCTCCAAACAGCTGTTTGATGCCTGGCTGCCCGGACCCAAACAGGTTATTGATGCTGTCAACACCGTAACCTACAGAAATTAA
- a CDS encoding uracil-DNA glycosylase family protein, whose protein sequence is MTIAEQILAFNEQLELDEALLPDRISVMNPFRGEHADTIRDVTSRFYRKFYSDNRPRHLILGINPGRFGAGVTGVPFTDTKRMRDVCGIDIAIDPTHEPSSVFVYEVIDALGGPDTFYSRFYINSVCPLGFTRRNEKGNEVNYNFYDDRQLQEAVTPFIEECIERQIGFGAATDLCFCMGRGKNFKYLNALNKKNGWFGEVVPLDHPRFVVQYRSKRMQEYADGYATALSRSMT, encoded by the coding sequence ATGACTATTGCCGAACAAATACTGGCTTTTAACGAGCAGCTGGAACTGGATGAGGCTTTGCTGCCGGACAGGATTTCCGTAATGAACCCTTTCCGCGGGGAGCATGCCGATACCATCCGGGATGTCACCTCCCGGTTTTACCGCAAGTTCTACTCCGACAACCGGCCGCGTCACCTGATTCTTGGCATTAATCCCGGAAGATTTGGTGCCGGAGTGACCGGTGTGCCGTTTACCGACACAAAGCGCATGAGAGACGTCTGCGGCATTGACATCGCCATCGATCCCACACATGAACCTTCATCGGTTTTCGTGTATGAAGTGATCGATGCGCTGGGCGGTCCGGATACCTTTTACAGCCGGTTTTACATCAATTCGGTCTGTCCGCTCGGATTCACACGCCGGAATGAGAAGGGAAATGAGGTAAACTACAATTTTTACGATGACCGGCAGCTCCAGGAGGCGGTTACCCCGTTTATCGAAGAGTGCATAGAGCGACAGATCGGTTTCGGTGCGGCAACCGATTTGTGCTTTTGCATGGGGCGCGGAAAAAATTTCAAATATCTCAATGCATTGAACAAAAAAAACGGATGGTTCGGGGAGGTCGTCCCGCTTGACCATCCGCGTTTTGTAGTGCAGTACCGGTCGAAAAGAATGCAGGAGTATGCAGACGGCTATGCGACTGCACTCTCCCGCTCTATGACCTGA
- a CDS encoding pyruvate dehydrogenase complex dihydrolipoamide acetyltransferase → MATIIDMPKLSDTMEEGTISKWNIKEGDKVEAGDIVAEVETDKATMQLEAFDPGTVLKILVNEGDAVPLGAKLVILGEEGEDISGMVDGESSDAGADTAEKDEQDQKDKEGDDAGEEDQKADESGAEKKKGSGKDFDPLFGDLKKEKKAGGNGESGDDRKDDGRIKVSPLARKMAEERGIDLGKVRGSGPHGRIVKDDIENFKDEAPAKESAAAQPDEKQEDKKAAEAPKPSVSGTSLREDEDIKVSQMRKTIGKRLAESKFTYPHFYETVDIDMKRAIEVRASLNEVSDVKISFNDLVVKSVSVALRRHPWINSSWLGDVIRLHGDVNVAVAVAVDEGLLTPVIRHTDQKGLRDISAETKDFAARARDKKLQPEDWEGSTFTVSNLGMFGIEEFTAIINPPNACILAIGAIRDVPVVENGEVVPGKRMKVTLSSDHRVVDGAKAAEFLSTLRNLLENPTSMLL, encoded by the coding sequence ATGGCAACGATAATTGACATGCCCAAGCTCAGTGACACGATGGAAGAGGGCACCATCTCCAAATGGAACATTAAGGAAGGCGATAAAGTGGAAGCCGGTGACATCGTGGCGGAAGTGGAAACCGACAAGGCTACCATGCAGCTCGAGGCATTTGATCCCGGAACCGTACTGAAGATTCTTGTCAATGAAGGAGATGCCGTTCCACTGGGCGCCAAACTGGTGATACTTGGCGAAGAAGGGGAAGATATTTCCGGAATGGTGGATGGAGAAAGTTCCGATGCTGGTGCTGATACTGCAGAGAAGGACGAGCAGGATCAGAAAGACAAGGAAGGTGATGATGCCGGAGAAGAGGATCAGAAAGCCGATGAGTCCGGAGCTGAGAAAAAGAAGGGTTCCGGCAAGGATTTTGACCCGCTGTTCGGCGACCTGAAAAAAGAGAAGAAAGCCGGTGGCAACGGAGAGTCCGGGGATGACCGCAAAGATGACGGCCGTATCAAAGTTTCCCCGCTGGCAAGAAAAATGGCGGAAGAACGCGGAATTGACCTGGGTAAAGTCCGGGGTTCCGGTCCGCATGGACGCATTGTCAAGGATGATATCGAGAACTTCAAGGATGAGGCTCCGGCCAAAGAATCCGCCGCTGCTCAGCCGGACGAAAAGCAGGAAGACAAAAAAGCTGCAGAGGCTCCAAAACCCTCTGTTTCCGGTACCAGCCTGCGCGAGGATGAAGACATCAAGGTCTCACAGATGCGCAAGACTATCGGAAAGCGTTTGGCCGAGAGCAAATTTACCTATCCGCATTTCTATGAAACCGTGGATATCGACATGAAACGGGCTATTGAAGTCCGTGCTTCTCTGAATGAAGTCAGCGATGTCAAAATCAGCTTTAACGACCTGGTTGTCAAGTCAGTGTCGGTTGCATTGCGCCGCCACCCGTGGATTAACTCATCCTGGCTGGGTGATGTGATTCGCCTGCATGGAGATGTCAATGTTGCCGTTGCCGTGGCTGTGGATGAAGGGCTTCTCACACCGGTCATCCGGCATACCGATCAGAAAGGTTTGCGGGACATATCGGCAGAGACCAAAGACTTTGCCGCACGGGCACGTGACAAAAAGCTTCAGCCCGAGGATTGGGAGGGAAGCACCTTTACAGTAAGCAATCTGGGTATGTTCGGCATTGAAGAATTCACAGCGATTATCAATCCGCCGAATGCCTGTATCCTTGCGATCGGTGCCATTCGTGATGTACCGGTAGTGGAAAATGGCGAAGTGGTACCCGGAAAGCGCATGAAAGTGACGCTCTCCAGCGATCACCGCGTGGTAGACGGCGCCAAAGCTGCCGAGTTTCTGAGCACACTTCGCAACCTGCTTGAGAATCCGACATCCATGCTGTTGTGA
- a CDS encoding M3 family metallopeptidase: protein MKNLLTVFLLGGLMWAAACSPDAGEPVADTGEPRADTDHTHILDTVEYSSEAMLSEDNPFSKPSSLPFEAPDFKSISEKHYQPAMEAGMAQQMEEIEAIAGNPEPPTFENTIVAMEHSGELLTRVQRVFFNMTSSHTNEKIQEIQSEMAPKFSDHSDNIRLNSDLFGRIETLYEQKEDLGLDEASEKLLKDTHRQFVRAGALLDEEEQKRIREINSELSSLTTEFQEKLLAMTSERAVIIEDESDLEGLSSDRIAAAREAAADRDHEGKYLLSITNTTRVPILTSLKDRDVRRRVWEASANRGTGENDGIDTRPMVLRLAELRAERAQLLGYENYAEYAIDPQTAETPGNVLDMLTDLIPSVRANTEREAEMIRQKMLEDGIDDEVMPWDWEYYAERVRESEYDIDDEEVRPYFELNRVLEDGVFYTMNRLYGISFEERFDLPVYHEDVRVFNVYDEDGEQLGLFYADYFERDSKRGGAWMSSFVGQSHLHDKKPVIVNVLNISRPAEGEPALISFDNVTTLFHEMGHGVHGLFSDVKYPSQAMTSVPRDFVEFPSTFEEDWAIHPEVLANYAIHYETGEQIPEDLLDRVIAAREFNQGFETQEYLAATMIDMEWHTLPPDEIPDDVIAFENQAMAKYDLDYKPVPPRYKSPYFAHIFSGGYSANYYAYIWSEVLAADAFEYIQERGGLTRENGDHYRETILSRGGSREAMDLYLDFRGEEPGVEALLRRRGLEVKP, encoded by the coding sequence ATGAAAAACCTATTGACCGTATTTCTTCTCGGCGGGCTGATGTGGGCTGCTGCCTGCTCACCGGATGCCGGGGAGCCCGTTGCCGACACCGGCGAACCCCGGGCTGACACCGATCACACACACATTCTAGATACAGTGGAATATTCCTCCGAAGCCATGCTTTCAGAAGACAACCCCTTTTCAAAACCGAGCTCACTCCCCTTTGAAGCACCTGATTTCAAATCGATAAGTGAGAAGCACTATCAGCCGGCAATGGAGGCCGGGATGGCGCAGCAAATGGAAGAGATAGAAGCGATCGCCGGCAACCCGGAGCCGCCGACATTTGAAAATACCATCGTTGCGATGGAACACAGCGGTGAGCTGCTTACCCGTGTGCAGCGTGTGTTTTTCAATATGACATCTTCCCATACCAATGAAAAGATCCAGGAGATCCAGTCGGAAATGGCTCCGAAGTTTTCCGACCATTCCGATAATATCCGGCTCAACAGCGATTTGTTCGGGCGTATCGAAACGCTCTATGAGCAAAAAGAGGATCTCGGCCTTGATGAGGCATCCGAAAAACTCCTGAAAGACACCCACCGCCAGTTTGTGCGTGCCGGCGCCCTGCTGGACGAAGAGGAGCAGAAACGCATCCGGGAAATCAACAGCGAACTCTCCTCACTGACCACCGAGTTTCAGGAAAAACTTCTGGCCATGACCAGTGAGCGGGCGGTTATCATTGAGGATGAAAGCGACCTGGAGGGACTCAGTTCCGACCGGATTGCCGCTGCCAGAGAAGCTGCAGCAGATCGTGACCACGAAGGAAAATACCTGCTTTCGATCACCAATACGACCCGGGTACCCATCCTCACCAGCCTGAAAGACCGTGATGTGCGGCGACGCGTCTGGGAGGCTTCTGCTAACCGCGGTACCGGTGAAAATGACGGTATCGATACACGGCCGATGGTCCTCCGCCTGGCTGAGCTTCGTGCAGAGCGGGCGCAGCTGCTCGGATACGAAAACTACGCTGAATATGCCATCGACCCGCAAACTGCAGAAACCCCGGGCAATGTTCTTGATATGCTTACGGACCTGATCCCGTCCGTCCGGGCCAATACCGAGCGCGAAGCGGAGATGATACGTCAGAAAATGCTGGAAGACGGCATCGATGACGAGGTCATGCCGTGGGACTGGGAGTATTATGCAGAACGCGTCCGTGAATCCGAATACGACATTGATGATGAAGAGGTACGACCCTATTTCGAACTGAACAGAGTGCTTGAGGATGGCGTTTTTTACACGATGAACCGCCTGTACGGCATCTCTTTTGAAGAACGGTTCGACCTGCCCGTCTATCACGAAGATGTGCGGGTGTTTAATGTGTATGATGAGGACGGCGAACAGCTCGGTCTGTTTTATGCCGATTACTTCGAAAGGGATTCCAAGCGTGGCGGTGCCTGGATGAGCTCGTTCGTCGGACAGTCACACCTTCATGACAAAAAGCCGGTAATTGTTAATGTACTGAACATATCGCGTCCGGCAGAAGGCGAGCCGGCACTGATCAGTTTTGACAATGTCACCACGCTTTTCCACGAGATGGGCCACGGCGTGCACGGCCTGTTTTCGGATGTGAAGTATCCCTCGCAGGCGATGACATCGGTACCCCGTGATTTTGTCGAATTTCCATCCACTTTTGAAGAAGACTGGGCGATTCATCCGGAAGTGCTGGCCAACTATGCCATTCACTATGAAACCGGTGAGCAGATTCCAGAAGACCTTCTTGATCGTGTGATTGCTGCCAGAGAGTTCAACCAGGGCTTTGAGACCCAGGAGTACCTCGCGGCAACCATGATCGACATGGAGTGGCACACACTCCCGCCGGATGAAATACCGGACGACGTCATTGCTTTCGAAAACCAGGCCATGGCCAAATATGACCTTGATTACAAGCCGGTTCCGCCGCGATACAAATCACCCTATTTTGCGCACATTTTTTCAGGCGGATACTCGGCCAACTACTATGCCTATATCTGGAGTGAAGTACTGGCGGCTGACGCCTTTGAATATATTCAGGAGCGGGGCGGACTCACCCGCGAGAACGGCGACCACTACCGTGAAACCATCCTGTCGCGTGGCGGCAGCAGGGAAGCAATGGACTTGTACCTTGACTTCCGCGGTGAAGAACCCGGTGTTGAAGCACTGCTCCGGCGCCGCGGACTGGAAGTAAAACCCTGA
- the pdhA gene encoding pyruvate dehydrogenase (acetyl-transferring) E1 component subunit alpha, producing the protein MSNNSKENIKSKTASIIRATDLPKATQKTHKGLNISEDELLELYKSMYLQRRFEERSMQMYQKGKFGGFLHLYIGQEAVSTGSAFALREDDDFITAYRDHGMGLVKGITPNEAMAELFGKKDGCSRGKGGSMHYFKPEKHFWGGHAIVGAHLPLAAGIAFANKYKENDRVTICFFGDGAVDQGSLNESFNLAQLWKLPVIYVVENNGYSMGTAVQRHSAGDLADRALPYGMKFDKVNGMDLFSMIEKIREVGEEVRKTQEPYFLEVVTYRYRGHSMSDPANYRTKEELDEYKKIDPIERLKTYVLKKDIATEDDLKAIDEEVENTVLEAVEFADSNEFPPVEELYKDVYAEDDFPYLT; encoded by the coding sequence ATGTCTAATAACAGTAAAGAGAACATTAAAAGCAAAACAGCGTCCATAATAAGGGCAACCGATCTTCCAAAGGCGACACAGAAGACGCATAAGGGGCTGAACATTTCCGAAGATGAATTGCTGGAACTCTACAAATCCATGTATCTGCAGCGGCGCTTCGAGGAGCGGTCCATGCAGATGTACCAAAAAGGCAAATTCGGAGGATTCCTTCATTTGTACATTGGTCAGGAAGCCGTTTCTACCGGATCAGCATTTGCTCTCAGGGAAGATGATGACTTCATAACGGCATACCGCGATCATGGCATGGGACTGGTAAAAGGGATTACTCCCAACGAAGCCATGGCCGAACTGTTCGGTAAAAAGGACGGATGCAGCAGGGGCAAGGGCGGATCCATGCACTATTTCAAGCCGGAAAAACACTTCTGGGGTGGTCATGCCATTGTCGGTGCTCATCTGCCGCTGGCTGCCGGCATTGCGTTTGCCAACAAGTACAAAGAAAATGACCGTGTTACCATCTGTTTCTTCGGTGACGGTGCCGTTGACCAGGGTTCGCTGAATGAAAGCTTCAACCTGGCCCAGCTCTGGAAGCTGCCGGTTATTTACGTCGTGGAAAACAACGGCTATTCGATGGGAACTGCCGTGCAGCGGCACAGTGCCGGCGATCTGGCCGACCGCGCTCTTCCATATGGAATGAAATTTGACAAAGTGAACGGAATGGACCTGTTCAGCATGATCGAAAAGATCCGGGAAGTCGGCGAGGAAGTCCGCAAGACTCAGGAACCCTATTTCCTGGAAGTGGTCACCTATCGCTATCGGGGACACTCCATGAGTGATCCGGCCAATTATCGTACGAAGGAAGAGCTCGATGAGTACAAGAAAATTGATCCCATCGAACGTCTCAAAACATACGTCCTCAAAAAGGATATCGCCACTGAAGATGACCTCAAGGCCATCGATGAGGAGGTTGAAAATACCGTGCTTGAGGCTGTTGAGTTTGCCGACAGCAACGAGTTTCCGCCGGTTGAAGAGTTGTACAAAGATGTCTATGCCGAAGACGATTTCCCGTATCTCACCTGA
- the alaS gene encoding alanine--tRNA ligase, which translates to MSVRSSHQIRRDFFEFFREKKHIIVESAPVVPENDPTLLFINAGMNPFKPIFLGEEQGLKRSGKQWQRAANTQKCIRVSGKHNDLDEVGHDTYHHTLFEMLGNWSFGDYFKKEAIAWAWELLVDRWGLEPDRLYATVFEGDDRDGLPADEEAAGLWASETPIAKDHILKYGKADNFWEMGDTGPCGPCSEVHIDLRPDAERKKVDGATLVNQDDPRVMEIWNLVFIQFNRQKDGSLNPLPARHVDTGMGFERIVAVLQGKRSNYDTDIFTPLLDAISKRAGVAYGKAEQTDIAMRVVADHIRAVSFAVADGAAPSNEDRGYVIRRILRRASRYAWDRLNIREAFMAELVDVLAEQFADVFPELKEKKRHVTKVVTSEETSFLRTLDQGIAYFNQMTESMSGGQSVISGDDAFKLHDTYGFPIDLTELMARERGLKVDHERFHELMEEQKDRARKAGKFKSGEDDDQPDLSRHFSTSAGTGSEFTGYDERKSTCRILEVQDVNGRTAVLLDRTPFYAESGGQISDTGVLANPDSGVTLNVKDVADIAGHRVHFVDKMPDSREGTWIAAVDADRRAEIERHHTATHLLHAALRETLGNHVAQRGSLVAPDRLRFDFSHYEPVTQEQLDEIEQRVNEKVRQNIPMEEERDVPIDEAKKRGAMMLFGEKYGERVRIVTFDPDYSVELCGGTHVDATGKVGYLRLVSESSVAAGIRRLEAVSGSVADTYLRSEKHMLQNIRRQIGTSGQPDKEIERLMEERKQLEKELSRMNRLKAGLRFDELLSGAEATEGGIRLVAGEIEDADMNTLKQLGYDGLDKAGEKTVIVLGARDEEKGKAFLMAAVTDDLIASGIKAGELVGKLAKTVGGGGGGQPNLATAGGKKPDQLQKVFDQAKDELG; encoded by the coding sequence ATGTCCGTTCGCAGCTCACACCAGATCCGCCGGGATTTTTTCGAGTTTTTCCGTGAAAAAAAACACATCATCGTGGAAAGTGCGCCGGTTGTGCCGGAGAATGATCCGACACTGCTGTTTATCAACGCCGGAATGAACCCCTTCAAACCCATCTTCCTTGGTGAAGAGCAGGGGCTTAAGCGCTCCGGAAAGCAGTGGCAGCGCGCAGCCAACACCCAGAAATGCATCCGTGTCAGCGGCAAGCACAACGATCTGGATGAGGTGGGTCACGATACCTATCACCATACGCTCTTCGAAATGCTCGGCAACTGGTCATTTGGCGACTATTTCAAAAAGGAAGCAATTGCCTGGGCTTGGGAGCTGCTGGTTGACCGGTGGGGACTGGAGCCCGACCGGCTTTATGCCACGGTTTTCGAGGGCGATGACAGAGACGGCCTGCCTGCCGATGAAGAGGCTGCAGGGTTGTGGGCATCCGAAACGCCCATAGCCAAAGATCACATTCTCAAGTACGGCAAAGCCGATAATTTCTGGGAAATGGGAGATACCGGTCCGTGCGGACCCTGCTCCGAGGTGCACATTGACCTGCGTCCGGATGCCGAACGCAAGAAGGTGGACGGTGCCACACTTGTCAACCAGGATGATCCCAGGGTTATGGAGATCTGGAATCTGGTTTTTATTCAGTTCAACCGGCAGAAAGACGGTTCGCTGAATCCGCTGCCGGCCCGGCACGTTGATACGGGAATGGGCTTCGAGCGGATCGTCGCCGTACTGCAGGGCAAGCGCTCCAATTACGACACAGACATTTTTACTCCGCTTCTGGATGCCATCAGCAAACGGGCCGGGGTTGCATACGGCAAGGCTGAGCAGACCGATATTGCCATGAGAGTGGTGGCCGACCATATTCGGGCCGTCAGTTTTGCCGTGGCCGACGGGGCTGCGCCCAGCAACGAAGACCGTGGATATGTGATCCGCCGGATTCTGAGACGCGCAAGCCGCTATGCCTGGGACCGGCTCAATATCCGCGAAGCGTTCATGGCTGAACTCGTGGACGTCCTTGCAGAGCAGTTTGCCGATGTGTTTCCCGAACTCAAGGAAAAAAAGCGCCACGTTACAAAGGTCGTGACCTCCGAAGAGACTTCTTTCCTTCGCACGCTCGACCAGGGGATCGCTTACTTCAATCAGATGACAGAGAGCATGTCCGGCGGGCAGTCGGTGATTTCCGGTGATGATGCATTCAAGCTGCACGATACCTACGGGTTTCCTATCGATCTCACGGAGCTGATGGCCCGCGAGCGGGGGCTGAAAGTCGATCATGAGCGGTTCCATGAGCTGATGGAAGAGCAGAAAGACCGTGCCCGCAAGGCCGGCAAATTCAAATCCGGCGAGGATGATGACCAGCCCGACCTGTCGCGGCACTTTTCCACTTCAGCAGGAACAGGCTCCGAGTTCACCGGATACGATGAACGCAAGTCGACGTGCCGCATACTGGAAGTACAGGATGTGAACGGCAGGACAGCTGTGCTGCTTGACCGTACTCCGTTTTATGCTGAGAGCGGGGGACAGATCTCCGACACGGGTGTGCTTGCCAATCCGGATAGCGGTGTCACCCTGAATGTAAAAGATGTGGCCGACATTGCCGGTCACCGGGTGCATTTTGTCGACAAGATGCCTGACAGCCGGGAAGGAACCTGGATAGCGGCTGTTGATGCCGACCGTCGTGCGGAAATCGAGCGTCACCACACGGCCACGCATCTGCTGCATGCCGCCTTGCGTGAGACACTGGGCAATCATGTGGCTCAGCGCGGGTCACTTGTGGCGCCGGACCGTCTTCGCTTTGATTTCTCGCACTATGAGCCGGTGACTCAGGAGCAGCTGGATGAGATTGAGCAGCGGGTGAATGAGAAGGTCAGGCAGAATATTCCGATGGAGGAGGAGCGGGACGTTCCCATTGACGAGGCGAAAAAGCGCGGGGCGATGATGTTGTTCGGGGAGAAGTACGGAGAAAGGGTGCGGATTGTAACGTTTGATCCCGATTATTCCGTCGAACTCTGCGGAGGAACGCATGTGGATGCCACCGGAAAGGTCGGTTATCTGCGTCTGGTTTCCGAGTCATCCGTAGCCGCGGGAATCCGGCGCCTGGAGGCGGTGAGCGGATCGGTCGCCGATACGTATCTCCGGAGTGAAAAACATATGCTGCAGAACATACGCCGTCAGATCGGTACTTCCGGGCAGCCGGATAAGGAAATTGAGCGGCTGATGGAAGAGCGGAAGCAGCTTGAAAAGGAGTTGTCCCGGATGAACCGCCTTAAAGCCGGATTGCGGTTTGATGAACTGCTCTCCGGGGCGGAGGCTACTGAAGGCGGTATCCGGCTGGTTGCCGGTGAAATTGAAGATGCCGATATGAATACCCTCAAACAGCTTGGTTATGACGGGCTGGATAAGGCCGGCGAAAAAACTGTGATTGTGCTTGGAGCCCGTGATGAGGAAAAAGGAAAGGCGTTCCTGATGGCAGCAGTAACAGACGATCTGATTGCTTCCGGTATAAAAGCCGGCGAGCTGGTCGGAAAACTTGCCAAAACGGTAGGCGGCGGCGGTGGTGGTCAGCCCAACCTGGCAACCGCCGGCGGAAAAAAGCCGGATCAGCTGCAAAAGGTTTTCGATCAGGCAAAAGACGAGCTCGGCTGA
- a CDS encoding protein-L-isoaspartate(D-aspartate) O-methyltransferase, producing MNNIPWKHAREIMNLTARRIAMPQGITKFKKAWAVPLCILMLVLVLPAGAGESLLSAQTSIAGERGSGADEDRFASQREQMVEQQIAGRGIDNSETLEAMRNVPRHLFVRSSDQRRAYSDGPMPIGHGQTISQPYIVAYMTQLIEPKPDMNVLEIGTGSGYQAAVLAEITDNVFTIEIIGDLAEWGGQNLQEAGYDHVQVKHADGYYGWEEHAPFDAIVVTAAADHIPSPLVEQLKDGGRMIIPVGSPFQTQNLMLVQKDGDDVRTRNLMPVRFVPFTREEE from the coding sequence ATGAATAACATTCCCTGGAAACACGCACGTGAGATCATGAATCTGACCGCACGCCGCATTGCAATGCCGCAAGGAATAACGAAATTCAAAAAAGCATGGGCTGTGCCGCTGTGCATTTTGATGCTTGTCCTTGTGCTGCCTGCCGGTGCCGGTGAATCGCTCCTGTCCGCACAAACGAGCATTGCCGGGGAACGGGGTTCCGGAGCGGACGAAGACAGATTTGCCAGCCAGCGTGAACAGATGGTGGAACAGCAAATAGCCGGCCGGGGAATCGACAACAGCGAGACACTTGAAGCAATGCGGAATGTGCCGCGTCATCTTTTTGTGCGCTCATCCGACCAGCGCAGGGCGTATTCCGACGGACCCATGCCCATCGGCCACGGACAAACCATTTCACAACCCTATATTGTGGCCTACATGACTCAGCTCATCGAGCCGAAACCGGACATGAATGTGCTTGAGATCGGAACCGGATCCGGTTACCAGGCTGCCGTTCTTGCCGAAATAACGGATAACGTATTCACCATTGAAATTATCGGTGATCTTGCGGAATGGGGCGGACAGAACCTTCAAGAAGCCGGTTATGATCATGTTCAGGTCAAGCACGCCGACGGCTATTACGGATGGGAAGAGCATGCCCCGTTTGATGCCATTGTGGTGACCGCTGCCGCCGATCACATCCCATCCCCGCTGGTGGAGCAGCTGAAGGATGGCGGACGCATGATTATTCCGGTCGGGTCGCCGTTTCAGACCCAGAATCTGATGCTGGTCCAGAAAGATGGCGATGATGTCCGGACCCGCAACCTGATGCCGGTCCGTTTCGTGCCATTCACCAGGGAAGAAGAGTAG
- a CDS encoding TspO/MBR family protein has translation MSRLHSFLTLIFSILIAQSAGLIGSVATRPNIDTWYRTIAKPDFTPPDWVFPVVWPTLFLLMGIAAWLVYRSGARTSGYYSGRTASYENMLLRKAVSPWLALSVYGVHLLFNVLWSFLFFEWQLLGLAFIEVLFLLALIIITARLFYLIRPLAGYLMIPYIFWVSYASVLNGTIWWIN, from the coding sequence ATGAGCAGATTGCACAGTTTTCTGACGCTGATTTTCAGCATCCTGATCGCCCAGTCCGCCGGTCTGATTGGGTCCGTCGCCACGCGGCCCAATATTGATACCTGGTACCGCACCATTGCAAAGCCGGACTTCACGCCACCTGACTGGGTGTTCCCGGTAGTCTGGCCCACACTTTTTCTGCTTATGGGCATAGCTGCCTGGCTGGTGTACCGTTCCGGGGCCCGGACCAGCGGTTATTACAGCGGAAGAACGGCGTCCTATGAAAACATGCTGCTGAGAAAAGCGGTATCGCCATGGCTGGCCCTTTCCGTATACGGAGTTCATCTGCTGTTCAACGTGCTCTGGTCATTCCTCTTTTTCGAATGGCAGCTCCTTGGCCTGGCTTTTATCGAGGTGCTGTTCCTTCTGGCTCTGATCATCATCACGGCCAGGCTGTTTTACCTCATCCGTCCGCTGGCCGGATACCTGATGATTCCGTACATTTTTTGGGTCAGCTATGCATCGGTTCTGAACGGAACCATCTGGTGGATAAATTAA